The Zootoca vivipara chromosome 4, rZooViv1.1, whole genome shotgun sequence genome has a segment encoding these proteins:
- the LOC132592037 gene encoding uncharacterized protein K02A2.6-like, translated as MHQGNSTEITDYQVFQLPHPSTEKIYIEVQIEGAPCRMELDTGSTLSIISARTLRELCPNGGPKLRPAPFTLRDFQKRKVPTMGVGTFRVQYRGRKQQLDLLVVKGPYVSLLGLAWFGPLGLAVTGVNHTSLQVDVDAICKEFPGVFDGALGRYTGPPIALQLDPAVRPIRHKARRVPFALKPRIDEELDRLVEQGVLEPVPNAPWETPIVTPVKPNGSVRICADYKCTINKALTAHAYPVPVVSHVLATLAGSKIFGKLDLAQAYQQLPVDEATAEAQTIVTHRGAFRVKRLQFGVSVAPGIFQNLMDSLLKGIPGVTPFFDDVLIAGPTPEEFEDRLRSVLHRFQTAGLKVKREKCLLGVPQVDFLGFKVDAEGVHPTGDKVRAICEAPAPKSKPELQSFLGLLNFYHAFLPHKAAVAEPLHRLLDKRAPWVWGQRQRAAFQAVKDLLVSNSVLAHFDERLPVVLACDASPYGIGAVLGHQLPDGREVPVAYFSQTLAAAERNYSQIDKEGLAIVKGVKKFHDFLYGRPFTIVTDHKPLLGLFAPEKQTPQVLSPRVLRWSIFLAGYQYALIHRPGKAMGHADALSRLPLPETGPDPAPAQEVMTLELLPDRPIQAQEVAHHSTKDRVISRVLDWVWRGWPSSSPGPEFAGYTNRKHELSAHKGCLLWGSRVVVPQPLRKRVLTALHETHPGVVRMKALARSYVWWPGIDREIEAWVQHCQTCQESRPDPPRAPVQPWESARHPWSRLHVDFAGPFQGKTFFIVVDSYTKWLEVALVPSTSTAAAIRVLRKLFATHGLPDTLVSDNGTAFTSEEFQTFTAQNAIRHIRSAPFHPATNGQAERMVRTTKDSLRRMTQGDWEYRLAAFLLAQHSTPSTTTGRSPAELLMGRRLATRLDRPLGGFIAVSTALGGVWIVC; from the exons tggacacgggttcaactctatccataatctcggcccgaacattaagggaactgtgccctaatgggggtcccaaactaaggccggccccattcaccctccgggacttccagaaacgtaaggtccctacaatgggggtggggaccttcagggtgcaatatcgagggcgaaagcaacaattggacttgctggtagttaagggcccctacgttagcttactgggactggcatggtttggacctctggggctagccgttaccggggtgaaccacactagcttacaagtggacgtggacgccatatgcaaagagtttccaggggttttcgatggggcattgggacgatatacaggaccccccattgccctacagctagaccccgctgtacgacccatcaggcacaaggcccgccgggtcccgttcgccctgaaaccccgcatagacgaggaattggaccgacttgtggagcaaggagtgctggagccggtgcccaacgccccctgggaaactccaattgtcacacccgtcaagcctaacggttcggtccgcatctgtgcagactacaaatgcaccataaacaaggctctcacggcccatgcatacccagtgccagtggtcagccatgtcctcgccaccctggctgggtcaaaaatctttggcaaactggacttggcccaagcgtatcaacagttgcctgtggacgaagccacagcagaggctcagacgattgtgacgcacagaggggcattcagagtaaagcggctgcaatttggcgttagcgtggcaccaggcatattccagaatctaatggactctctccttaaagggattcctggcgtcacccccttcttcgatgatgtactgatcgccgggcccacaccagaggaatttgaggaccgcctccgctccgtcctgcaccgtttccagacggcgggcctcaaggtgaagcgggaaaagtgtttactgggagtgccgcaggtggactttctgggatttaaggtggacgcagaaggggtccatccaaccggtgacaaggtacgggccatttgtgaggccccagcgcccaagagcaagcccgaacttcagtcattcttgggactattgaacttttaccatgcctttcttccgcataaggcagcggtagcggagcccctacacagactcctagataaaagggccccttgggtgtggggccagcgacaaagggccgcattccaggcagtcaaggacttgctcgtctcgaactcggtcttggcacacttcgacgagaggctgccagtggtgctggcatgcgatgcctctccctatggcatcggcgctgtcctgggacaccaactcccggatggaagagaggtgccggtggcatacttctcccagacgcttgctgcagccgaacgaaactactcacagattgacaaggagggtctggcaatcgtgaagggcgtaaaaaaattccatgatttcttgtacgggcggccctttaccatagtgactgaccacaagccgttgcttggcctgtttgcccccgagaagcagaccccccaagtgttgtctccacgtgtcctcaggtggtcaattttccttgccggctaccagtatgcactaatccaccgccctgggaaggcgatgggccacgcagacgccctcagcaggctaccactaccagaaacaggccccgacccagcgcctgcgcaagaggttatgaccctggagctgcttcccgaccgacccattcaggcacaagaagttgcgcaccattccacaaaagatagggtcatctcccgggtcctggactgggtgtggcgaggatggcccagcagcagccccgggccagaattcgctggctacacaaaccgcaaacatgaactgtcggcccacaaggggtgcctgttatggggaagcagggttgttgttccccagcccctccgcaaaagggtcctcacagccctacacgagacacacccaggggtagtgaggatgaaggcccttgccaggagttatgtgtggtggccggggattgacagagagatagaggcctgggtccaacactgccagacctgccaagaatcccgcccggatcccccaagggccccagtccagccctgggagtccgcccgacatccatggtcacgcttgcacgtggacttcgctggacccttccagggaaaaacattcttcatagtggtggattcctacaccaaatggctggaggtcgcactggtaccgtccacttctacggcggcagccatccgggtactacgtaagctttttgcaacccacgggctccctgacaccctcgtctcggacaatggaaccgcattcacgtcagaggagttccagaccttcacagcgcagaacgccatccgccacatccgctcagcaccattccaccctgccaccaatggccaagcggagcgcatggtgcggaccaccaaggacagcctccgccgcatgacacaaggggactgggaataccgccttgccgcatttcttctagcacagcacagcaccccaagcacaacgacgggccggagcccagctgaactactaatgggccggcgccttgcaactagactggaccgac CCCTTGGAGGGTTTATTGCAGTCAGCACAGCCTTGGGCGGTGTCTGGATTGTGTGCTGA